Proteins from a genomic interval of Polaribacter sejongensis:
- a CDS encoding MarR family winged helix-turn-helix transcriptional regulator has product MNKLKSIDHELRATWQAVAKVYNEQAVKHDSTMATAFVLLNIDKLNGTPSTALGPLMGMEPTSLSRILKTMEDKGAISREKNPDDGRSVIIKLTEYGKEMRKISKAYVIQFNETVMENVSEEDLAGFFKVTSTINKLIADKDIYENANKNKAV; this is encoded by the coding sequence ATGAATAAATTAAAATCAATAGATCATGAGCTCAGAGCAACTTGGCAAGCAGTCGCTAAAGTGTATAACGAGCAGGCCGTAAAACATGATAGTACAATGGCTACCGCATTTGTTTTATTAAATATAGACAAGCTAAACGGTACACCATCTACAGCTTTAGGCCCTTTAATGGGAATGGAGCCTACAAGTCTTTCTAGAATATTAAAAACGATGGAAGATAAAGGGGCTATTTCTAGAGAGAAAAACCCAGATGACGGTAGAAGTGTCATCATCAAATTAACTGAGTATGGCAAAGAAATGCGTAAAATATCTAAAGCGTATGTAATACAGTTTAATGAAACCGTAATGGAAAATGTTTCTGAAGAAGATTTAGCAGGATTTTTTAAAGTAACATCTACCATAAACAAACTAATTGCAGACAAAGATATTTACGAAAATGCCAACAAAAATAAAGCAGTATAA